In a genomic window of Aricia agestis chromosome 2, ilAriAges1.1, whole genome shotgun sequence:
- the LOC121739686 gene encoding adenosylhomocysteinase-like 1 isoform X3, producing MTTITGILKNSNEESSASLKKRHSVISGRSDFWSSSDEDEGVQPHEKAIAAGQPNPPYCVRNVEQHAFGRREIEIAEQEMPGIMALRARAKDDKPLKDAKIVGCTHINAQTAVLIETLAALGATVRWAACNIYSTQNEVAAALAHADSGFAIFAWRGESEEAFWWCIDQCCTPTGTWQPNMILDDGGDATHLMLKKHATAFKQIKGIVEESVTGVHRLYQLSKAGKLCVPAMNVNDSVTKTKFDNLYSCRESIIDALKRSTDLMFGGKQSVVCGYGEVGKGCCQALKALGCVVYITEIDPICALQAAMDGFRVVKLNEVIRQVDIVITATGNKGVVTREHMERMKNGCVVCNMGHSNTEIDVHSLRTPDLLWERVRSQVDHIIWPSGKRVVLLAEGRLANLCCSSLPSFVVSVTAATQALALIELYNAPNHRYKADVYLLPKKMDEYVASLHLPTFDAHLTELTDEQAKYLGLNKVGPFKPNYYRY from the exons ATGACAACGATCActggaatattaaaaaactcAAACGAAGAATCAAGTGCGTCGCTGAAGAAACGACACTCTGTGATATCTGGAAGGAGCGATTTTT GGTCATCATCAGACGAGGATGAGGGGGTCCAGCCTCACGAGAAGGCCATCGCGGCCGGGCAGCCCAACCCGCCGTACTGCGTCCGCAACGTGGAGCAACACGCGTTCGGCAGACGGGAGATAGAGATCGCCGAACAGGAGATGCCGGGGATCATGGCTCTGAGGGCACGAGCTAAAGACGACAAACCCTTGAAGGATGCTAAG ATAGTAGGATGTACACACATAAACGCCCAGACCGCGGTGCTAATAGAGACGCTAGCGGCGCTAGGCGCTACGGTGCGCTGGGCGGCGTGCAACATCTATAGCACACAGAACGAGGTGGCCGCGGCTTTAGCACATGCAG ATTCAGGTTTCGCCATATTCGCGTGGCGCGGCGAGAGCGAGGAGGCGTTCTGGTGGTGCATCGACCAGTGCTGTACACCCACCGGCACGTGGCAGCCCAACATGATCCTGGACGACGGTGGTGACGCCACGCATCTGATGCTCAAGAAACACGCCACAGCCTTCAAGCAGATCAAAG GCATAGTGGAGGAGAGCGTGACGGGTGTACACCGGCTGTACCAGCTCAGCAAGGCCGGCAAGCTGTGCGTGCCCGCCATGAACGTCAACGACTCCGTGACCAAGACCAAGTTCGACAACCTCTACTCCTGCCG TGAAAGTATAATAGACGCGCTCAAGCGGAGTACTGATCTGATGTTCGGCGGCAAGCAGTCTGTGGTCTGCGGGTACGGAGAAGTGGGGAAGGGGTGCTGTCAGGCGCTCAAGGCGTTAGGATGTGTG GTATATATAACAGAAATCGACCCCATATGCGCATTGCAGGCGGCGATGGACGGCTTTAGAGTGGTTAAATTAAATGAG GTAATACGGCAAGTTGATATAGTTATAACAGCGACAGGGAACAAGGGCGTAGTCACAAGGGAACACATGGAGCGTATGAAGAACGGCTGTGTGGTGTGCAACATGGGACACAGCAACACAGAGATTGACGTGCACTCGCTGCGCACGCCGGATCTGCTGTGGGAACGAGTGCGGAGCCAG GTGGACCACATAATCTGGCCGAGCGGTAAACGCGTGGTGCTGCTAGCTGAGGGTCGGCTGGCGAACCTGTGCTGCTCCTCGCTGCCGTCCTTCGTGGTGTCCGTCACCGCCGCCACCCAGGCGCTCGCGCTTATCGAGCTATACAACGCACCCAACCACAGATACAAG GCGGACGTGTACCTCCTACCGAAGAAGATGGACGAGTACGTAGCGAGCCTCCACCTGCCGACGTTCGACGCGCACCTCACGGAGCTGACGGACGAGCAGGCGAAATACCTCGGCCTCAACAAAGTCGGCCCCTTCAAACCGAACTACTATAGATACTAG
- the LOC121739686 gene encoding adenosylhomocysteinase-like 1 isoform X4 — protein MTTITGILKNSNEESSASLKKRHSVISGRSDFWSSSDEDEGVQPHEKAIAAGQPNPPYCVRNVEQHAFGRREIEIAEQEMPGIMALRARAKDDKPLKDAKIVGCTHINAQTAVLIETLAALGATVRWAACNIYSTQNEVAAALAHAGFAIFAWRGESEEAFWWCIDQCCTPTGTWQPNMILDDGGDATHLMLKKHATAFKQIKGIVEESVTGVHRLYQLSKAGKLCVPAMNVNDSVTKTKFDNLYSCRESIIDALKRSTDLMFGGKQSVVCGYGEVGKGCCQALKALGCVVYITEIDPICALQAAMDGFRVVKLNEVIRQVDIVITATGNKGVVTREHMERMKNGCVVCNMGHSNTEIDVHSLRTPDLLWERVRSQVDHIIWPSGKRVVLLAEGRLANLCCSSLPSFVVSVTAATQALALIELYNAPNHRYKADVYLLPKKMDEYVASLHLPTFDAHLTELTDEQAKYLGLNKVGPFKPNYYRY, from the exons ATGACAACGATCActggaatattaaaaaactcAAACGAAGAATCAAGTGCGTCGCTGAAGAAACGACACTCTGTGATATCTGGAAGGAGCGATTTTT GGTCATCATCAGACGAGGATGAGGGGGTCCAGCCTCACGAGAAGGCCATCGCGGCCGGGCAGCCCAACCCGCCGTACTGCGTCCGCAACGTGGAGCAACACGCGTTCGGCAGACGGGAGATAGAGATCGCCGAACAGGAGATGCCGGGGATCATGGCTCTGAGGGCACGAGCTAAAGACGACAAACCCTTGAAGGATGCTAAG ATAGTAGGATGTACACACATAAACGCCCAGACCGCGGTGCTAATAGAGACGCTAGCGGCGCTAGGCGCTACGGTGCGCTGGGCGGCGTGCAACATCTATAGCACACAGAACGAGGTGGCCGCGGCTTTAGCACATGCAG GTTTCGCCATATTCGCGTGGCGCGGCGAGAGCGAGGAGGCGTTCTGGTGGTGCATCGACCAGTGCTGTACACCCACCGGCACGTGGCAGCCCAACATGATCCTGGACGACGGTGGTGACGCCACGCATCTGATGCTCAAGAAACACGCCACAGCCTTCAAGCAGATCAAAG GCATAGTGGAGGAGAGCGTGACGGGTGTACACCGGCTGTACCAGCTCAGCAAGGCCGGCAAGCTGTGCGTGCCCGCCATGAACGTCAACGACTCCGTGACCAAGACCAAGTTCGACAACCTCTACTCCTGCCG TGAAAGTATAATAGACGCGCTCAAGCGGAGTACTGATCTGATGTTCGGCGGCAAGCAGTCTGTGGTCTGCGGGTACGGAGAAGTGGGGAAGGGGTGCTGTCAGGCGCTCAAGGCGTTAGGATGTGTG GTATATATAACAGAAATCGACCCCATATGCGCATTGCAGGCGGCGATGGACGGCTTTAGAGTGGTTAAATTAAATGAG GTAATACGGCAAGTTGATATAGTTATAACAGCGACAGGGAACAAGGGCGTAGTCACAAGGGAACACATGGAGCGTATGAAGAACGGCTGTGTGGTGTGCAACATGGGACACAGCAACACAGAGATTGACGTGCACTCGCTGCGCACGCCGGATCTGCTGTGGGAACGAGTGCGGAGCCAG GTGGACCACATAATCTGGCCGAGCGGTAAACGCGTGGTGCTGCTAGCTGAGGGTCGGCTGGCGAACCTGTGCTGCTCCTCGCTGCCGTCCTTCGTGGTGTCCGTCACCGCCGCCACCCAGGCGCTCGCGCTTATCGAGCTATACAACGCACCCAACCACAGATACAAG GCGGACGTGTACCTCCTACCGAAGAAGATGGACGAGTACGTAGCGAGCCTCCACCTGCCGACGTTCGACGCGCACCTCACGGAGCTGACGGACGAGCAGGCGAAATACCTCGGCCTCAACAAAGTCGGCCCCTTCAAACCGAACTACTATAGATACTAG